In one Candidatus Methanoperedens sp. genomic region, the following are encoded:
- a CDS encoding sodium-translocating pyrophosphatase, whose amino-acid sequence MDSLLYSAPLAGVIGLLFAVYLALYILKLDAGSDRMKSIASAIQEGAMAYLNRQYKTVAVIAVILAVLIALAINTETAVGFVFGAVMSAAAGYLGMNISVRSNVRCANAAKEGMQKALSVAFKGGAVTGISVASLALLGVSGLYIAFGGDAKAVEKVVGFGFGASLISLFARIGGGIYTKAADVGTDLVGKVEAGIPEDDPRNPGVIADNVGDNVGDCAGMAADLFETYAVTALGAMLIGVTVLSTYQNAIIYPLMLGAAAIIASIIGTFFVKLGKSGDIMGAMYKGAIVAGAISVVLFYLITQQLMDGNKGLFISALVGLGVTAAMIIITEYYTATTHAPVKDIANASVTGPGTNIITGLAVGLQSTALPVLVICAGILISYFVNGGASNPAMGLYGIAIAAAAMLSVTGIIISIDAYGPITDNAGGIAEMAELSKDVRDITDPLDAVGNTTKAVTKGYAIGSAALGALALYAAYSSEINNLLVQQGKPELILKLSDPMVLIGLLIGGMIPFLFASFLMRAVGRAASTIVSEIRRQFREIAGIMEGKAKPDYGRCVDIVTVAAQKEMVVPGLLAVLSPLVIGFIFGPVALGGLLIGVIISGLLLALMMTAGGAAWDNAKKYIESGNLGGKKLPDGSRNPTHAAAVVGDTVGDPTKDTAGPAINPLIKVMNIVAILFAALILKYNLLG is encoded by the coding sequence ATGGACTCGTTATTGTACTCAGCCCCGCTTGCGGGCGTAATCGGTTTATTATTTGCCGTGTATCTTGCTTTGTATATACTCAAACTTGATGCCGGAAGCGATCGGATGAAATCCATCGCATCTGCCATACAGGAAGGCGCTATGGCTTACCTGAACAGGCAGTATAAGACAGTCGCAGTAATTGCGGTTATACTTGCTGTTTTGATTGCGCTGGCAATTAACACTGAGACTGCCGTCGGATTTGTTTTCGGTGCTGTTATGTCAGCCGCTGCCGGTTATCTTGGTATGAACATCTCTGTCCGAAGCAATGTGCGCTGTGCCAATGCGGCAAAAGAGGGCATGCAGAAAGCCCTGAGCGTGGCTTTCAAAGGAGGAGCCGTAACAGGGATTTCCGTTGCCAGCCTTGCGCTCCTCGGTGTAAGTGGATTATATATCGCATTCGGAGGGGATGCAAAGGCTGTTGAAAAAGTCGTGGGTTTCGGCTTCGGTGCCTCGCTCATAAGCCTTTTCGCCAGGATTGGCGGCGGGATATACACAAAAGCAGCAGATGTGGGCACAGACCTTGTGGGAAAAGTGGAAGCCGGAATACCTGAAGACGACCCGCGCAACCCGGGTGTGATTGCGGATAACGTGGGCGATAATGTGGGCGACTGCGCCGGAATGGCGGCAGACCTTTTCGAAACGTACGCAGTGACAGCGCTTGGTGCCATGCTTATTGGCGTCACGGTTTTATCAACATATCAAAATGCGATCATCTATCCACTTATGCTGGGCGCCGCAGCGATTATAGCATCCATAATCGGAACGTTCTTCGTAAAGCTGGGGAAATCGGGCGACATAATGGGGGCGATGTATAAAGGCGCAATCGTGGCTGGAGCGATTTCAGTGGTATTGTTCTACTTAATCACACAGCAGTTGATGGATGGAAATAAGGGTCTGTTCATAAGCGCGCTTGTGGGTCTTGGCGTTACGGCAGCGATGATAATCATTACGGAATATTACACAGCAACAACGCATGCTCCTGTAAAGGACATTGCCAACGCTTCTGTGACAGGTCCAGGGACAAATATCATAACCGGTCTTGCTGTGGGTTTGCAGAGCACGGCTTTACCTGTGCTTGTTATCTGCGCCGGGATATTGATTTCATATTTCGTTAACGGTGGTGCGTCCAACCCTGCTATGGGGTTATATGGTATCGCCATAGCGGCAGCAGCCATGCTTTCTGTTACGGGCATCATAATTTCGATCGATGCATATGGCCCGATAACGGATAACGCAGGCGGCATAGCTGAAATGGCAGAGCTTTCCAAGGATGTCAGGGATATTACAGACCCGCTTGACGCGGTGGGGAACACTACAAAAGCGGTCACGAAGGGTTATGCCATAGGTTCGGCAGCTCTCGGTGCTCTTGCGCTCTATGCTGCTTACAGTAGCGAGATTAACAATCTGCTGGTACAGCAGGGTAAACCTGAATTGATTCTTAAACTCTCAGACCCTATGGTCTTGATAGGACTTCTTATAGGAGGCATGATTCCTTTCCTGTTCGCAAGTTTCCTGATGAGAGCAGTCGGAAGGGCAGCATCCACCATAGTGTCTGAAATAAGGCGCCAGTTCAGGGAAATTGCAGGTATCATGGAAGGGAAAGCAAAGCCTGATTACGGGCGCTGCGTGGATATTGTCACTGTGGCTGCTCAAAAGGAGATGGTGGTACCCGGGCTTCTCGCAGTGCTATCACCCCTGGTTATAGGCTTTATCTTCGGTCCGGTAGCTCTTGGCGGTTTGCTTATCGGCGTGATTATTTCGGGTTTGCTTCTGGCGCTCATGATGACTGCGGGAGGCGCAGCCTGGGACAATGCCAAGAAATACATCGAGTCCGGAAACCTTGGAGGAAAGAAACTCCCTGACGGCAGCAGGAACCCGACACATGCTGCAGCCGTGGTCGGGGATACCGTGGGCGACCCCACGAAGGACACAGCAGGTCCGGCTATCAACCCGCTGATAAAAGTAATGAACATAGTGGCGATACTGTTTGCTGCGCTGATTCTCAAATACAACCTTCTGGGATGA
- a CDS encoding RDD family protein: MTIEQIKELKAVEFFKVLSHEIRVKIIALLHENIEMSYTEILHTLNLEEGNLNFHLRKMKGFVELTEKKNYRLSEYGRITYGMLQEVDARLWKDAKEIIKNDGNYTFSAQILIRRAFAALIDFALFLLFGATNILILKNWLKFDAFAVIIYLQIVLLLAYVYFVIMETYSGQTIGKYAMKIRVVKTNGDKVNVLECAIRNIGKVFFLPFDVLVGVLFYRKKGYIKFFDYYTKTKVEKVI, encoded by the coding sequence ATGACAATTGAACAAATAAAAGAACTAAAGGCAGTAGAGTTTTTTAAAGTTCTTTCTCATGAAATCAGGGTGAAAATAATAGCCCTTCTTCATGAAAACATAGAAATGTCGTACACAGAGATTCTGCACACACTCAACCTTGAAGAGGGAAATCTTAATTTTCATTTGAGGAAGATGAAAGGTTTTGTTGAACTCACTGAGAAAAAGAATTACAGGCTTTCAGAGTACGGAAGAATTACCTATGGCATGCTGCAGGAAGTGGATGCACGATTATGGAAAGATGCAAAGGAAATAATCAAAAATGATGGGAACTATACCTTTTCCGCTCAAATATTGATAAGGAGAGCCTTTGCAGCGCTGATCGATTTTGCATTATTCTTGCTATTTGGAGCTACTAATATTTTAATATTAAAAAATTGGCTAAAATTCGATGCATTTGCTGTTATAATATATCTTCAAATAGTACTTCTATTAGCATATGTCTATTTTGTTATCATGGAAACATACAGCGGGCAGACGATTGGTAAATACGCTATGAAGATCAGAGTCGTAAAAACAAACGGGGATAAGGTCAACGTGCTTGAGTGCGCCATAAGAAACATAGGAAAGGTCTTCTTCCTGCCTTTTGATGTTTTGGTAGGGGTGCTGTTCTACAGAAAAAAGGGATATATTAAGTTCTTTGATTATTATACAAAGACAAAAGTTGAAAAGGTTATTTAA